A region of Maribacter algicola DNA encodes the following proteins:
- a CDS encoding FdhF/YdeP family oxidoreductase, whose product MSSPFKRNISLTGDTKLTGIALTESKEYAAGFPGIKVAIQHTFKEMGALEALGTLSKMNQKDGFDCAGCAWPDPEKPSKLGEYCENGAKALAEEATYEKVDADFFKEHSVEEISTWSDFKIGKSGRLTQPMILREGSIHYEPISWDAAFDTVAQYLKSLESPDEAIFYTSGRSSNEAAFLYGLFVRAFGTNNMPDCSNMCHESSGVALSETLGIGKGSVKLEDFDAAEVIIVMGQNPGTNHPRMLSALEKCKKNGGKIISINPLAEAGLIRFKDPQSLTGITKGTSLTDIHLQVKINEDVALLKLIMKKLARLEKNGKKVFDHGFIETYTQGFDSFLKDLDRHKESELLARCGIPEETIDEAVSLLSEKNKIVICWAMGLTQHKNGVDNIKECVNLLLSKGSLGKPGAGTCPVRGHSNVQGDRTVGIMHHVSKELNETIERVFGFTPPEKEGLDTVKALKAMHEGKAKVFVALGGNFVSAVADTSYAAEALQNCELTVQISTKLNRSHLVTGKTALILPTLGRSEKDNHNGKDRFLTVENSMGKVHRTKGILQPKSEHLKSEPEIIGGIAQAYFKNQHPVAWEDLGKDYDGIRQKMSETLPGFESVQKASKGTGYYLPNNVRQLDFSKLKNGRAQFSICNLANHTLQPNEFILMTIRSHDQFNTTIYGLNDRYRGVTNERRVLFMNQKDMERFGYNTLDIVDLVSNYDAVERRAQRFFIVPYNIPQGNLGAYFPEANMVVPHNHYADKSNTPISKSIIVHLERSK is encoded by the coding sequence ATGTCCTCCCCATTTAAACGAAACATTTCACTAACCGGCGATACCAAATTGACCGGTATTGCGCTTACAGAATCTAAAGAATATGCCGCTGGATTTCCGGGGATTAAAGTCGCGATTCAGCATACTTTTAAGGAAATGGGGGCTTTGGAAGCCTTGGGCACGCTTTCCAAAATGAACCAAAAGGACGGGTTCGATTGTGCGGGTTGCGCTTGGCCGGACCCAGAAAAACCTTCCAAGCTTGGGGAATATTGCGAAAATGGGGCAAAAGCCCTTGCAGAGGAAGCCACATACGAAAAGGTGGATGCCGATTTTTTCAAGGAACACAGTGTCGAGGAAATTTCAACTTGGTCCGATTTTAAAATTGGCAAGAGTGGCAGATTGACCCAACCTATGATTTTAAGGGAAGGAAGTATCCATTATGAACCAATCTCCTGGGATGCCGCTTTTGATACAGTTGCCCAATATCTAAAATCCCTGGAATCCCCGGACGAAGCTATTTTCTATACTTCGGGCCGGTCCAGTAACGAGGCTGCCTTCCTATACGGACTATTCGTGCGTGCCTTTGGCACCAATAACATGCCGGACTGTTCCAACATGTGCCATGAAAGCAGTGGGGTCGCCTTGTCCGAGACTTTGGGCATTGGAAAGGGGTCTGTAAAATTGGAGGATTTTGATGCTGCAGAAGTAATCATCGTTATGGGGCAGAACCCGGGAACCAATCATCCCAGAATGCTTTCCGCACTTGAAAAGTGCAAAAAGAACGGTGGAAAAATAATCAGTATCAATCCCTTGGCAGAGGCCGGATTGATTCGGTTCAAAGACCCACAATCCCTTACAGGTATCACAAAGGGCACCTCATTGACGGATATCCATCTTCAGGTAAAAATCAATGAGGACGTTGCCTTGCTAAAATTGATCATGAAAAAGTTGGCCCGTTTGGAAAAAAACGGGAAAAAAGTGTTCGATCACGGCTTTATCGAAACCTATACCCAGGGATTTGATAGCTTCCTAAAGGACCTAGATCGCCACAAGGAGAGTGAACTTTTGGCGAGATGCGGTATTCCCGAGGAAACTATTGACGAAGCTGTTTCATTACTGTCGGAAAAAAATAAAATCGTCATCTGTTGGGCCATGGGACTTACACAACACAAAAATGGCGTGGACAATATCAAGGAATGTGTAAATCTATTACTAAGTAAGGGAAGTTTGGGTAAACCAGGCGCAGGGACATGCCCGGTTCGGGGACATAGCAATGTACAAGGAGATCGCACGGTGGGTATTATGCATCACGTTTCCAAAGAACTGAATGAGACTATAGAACGTGTTTTTGGTTTTACCCCACCTGAAAAAGAAGGATTGGATACAGTAAAGGCGCTCAAAGCCATGCACGAAGGGAAGGCAAAAGTATTTGTTGCCTTGGGCGGTAATTTTGTATCGGCCGTGGCCGATACTTCTTATGCAGCGGAAGCACTTCAAAACTGTGAACTTACCGTACAAATTAGTACCAAGTTGAATCGCAGTCACTTGGTTACGGGAAAAACAGCATTGATCTTACCGACTTTAGGTCGGTCCGAAAAAGACAATCATAATGGTAAGGACCGATTCCTGACCGTTGAAAACAGTATGGGAAAGGTGCATCGAACCAAGGGCATACTGCAACCAAAATCGGAACATTTAAAAAGTGAACCAGAAATTATTGGGGGTATTGCCCAGGCCTATTTCAAAAACCAGCATCCGGTAGCATGGGAAGATTTGGGCAAGGATTATGATGGTATCCGACAAAAGATGTCCGAAACGTTACCGGGATTCGAATCCGTTCAAAAAGCGTCCAAAGGAACAGGCTATTACCTACCCAACAACGTTAGGCAACTCGATTTCAGTAAACTGAAAAACGGCAGGGCCCAATTCAGTATTTGCAACTTGGCAAACCACACCTTACAACCCAACGAATTTATCTTGATGACCATACGTTCCCATGATCAGTTCAATACTACTATCTACGGTCTCAATGACCGCTATAGAGGTGTTACGAACGAACGCCGTGTGCTTTTTATGAACCAAAAGGATATGGAGAGATTCGGCTATAACACCTTGGACATCGTGGACCTGGTAAGCAACTATGATGCGGTCGAGCGACGTGCTCAAAGATTTTTTATCGTCCCTTATAATATCCCGCAAGGAAATCTGGGAGCCTATTTCCCGGAAGCCAATATGGTGGTTCCCCACAACCATTATGCGGATAAAAGTAATACGCCCATTAGCAAATCCATTATCGTACATTTGGAAAGGTCGAAATAA
- a CDS encoding exonuclease domain-containing protein: MYCIVDIETTGNGIKGNRITEISIFKYDGHEVVDEYTTLVNPECDIPFFITGLTGIDNDMVRNAPKLEEIAPKILEITSGAIFVAHSVNFDYNVIKNELKLLGLEFSRKKLCTVRLSRKLIPGYHSYSLGKLCSAVGIPLSDRHRARGDAHATMLLFHKLLRTQDAETVFKSFLNAKSQEATLPPSLPKSEFEKLPATPGIYYFKDSKGQIIYVGKAINIKKRVLGHFYDKSTKEIALCSETGYLDFEETGNELIALLLESAEIKRHYPKFNRAQKRKIQQYAIFSYEDRNGILHLAYNKINMAPNPLLVLYSIAECRAFMEALCENFELCPKYCHLQDNVDTCSHFRIKNCIGICSDIRHLETYNERVGNAIRSLSEKKSDFAIKLKGRNPDENGFVLVQENLYMGFGFAPKDSPLLTLDDFETFLSKQRNTLETQRIVEAFVRKNQKGIVGLKGVETY; encoded by the coding sequence TTGTACTGTATCGTTGACATAGAAACCACCGGCAACGGAATCAAGGGTAATAGGATTACCGAAATATCCATTTTTAAATACGATGGGCATGAGGTGGTGGATGAATATACCACCTTGGTAAATCCGGAATGTGATATTCCCTTTTTTATTACCGGACTAACGGGTATAGATAACGATATGGTCAGGAACGCCCCGAAGCTCGAAGAGATTGCTCCCAAAATACTTGAAATTACATCAGGTGCCATTTTTGTGGCACACAGCGTAAACTTTGACTACAATGTCATAAAAAACGAACTAAAGCTTCTTGGATTGGAGTTTTCAAGAAAGAAGCTGTGCACTGTTCGTTTATCAAGAAAATTGATACCCGGTTATCATTCCTACAGCCTTGGGAAACTGTGTTCAGCCGTTGGGATTCCCCTTTCAGACAGACACCGGGCCCGTGGAGATGCCCATGCTACCATGCTCTTGTTCCATAAGCTATTACGGACACAAGATGCCGAAACAGTATTTAAGTCCTTTTTGAACGCCAAATCCCAGGAAGCTACCCTACCCCCTTCCCTGCCCAAATCGGAATTTGAAAAATTACCCGCAACACCGGGGATATATTATTTTAAGGACTCCAAAGGACAAATAATTTATGTGGGAAAGGCTATCAACATTAAAAAAAGGGTATTGGGACATTTCTATGACAAATCTACCAAGGAAATCGCTTTATGTTCAGAAACGGGCTACTTGGACTTTGAGGAAACGGGAAATGAATTGATTGCCCTATTGCTGGAATCAGCTGAAATTAAAAGGCATTATCCTAAATTCAACCGCGCCCAAAAACGAAAAATACAGCAGTATGCCATTTTTAGTTATGAGGACCGAAATGGAATCCTCCATTTGGCCTATAACAAAATCAATATGGCTCCCAATCCGCTACTGGTTCTATATAGTATTGCTGAATGCAGAGCCTTTATGGAGGCACTGTGCGAAAACTTTGAGCTTTGCCCAAAATACTGTCACCTACAAGACAATGTGGATACATGCTCACATTTTAGAATAAAAAATTGCATCGGGATATGTTCAGATATCCGTCATTTGGAAACTTATAACGAGCGGGTAGGTAATGCGATAAGATCCCTAAGTGAAAAAAAATCTGATTTCGCCATCAAACTCAAGGGTAGAAATCCTGATGAAAACGGTTTTGTACTCGTCCAAGAAAATCTGTATATGGGATTCGGATTTGCTCCCAAAGATAGCCCGCTGCTAACATTGGATGATTTTGAAACTTTTCTTTCAAAACAAAGAAATACCTTGGAAACACAACGCATTGTAGAAGCTTTCGTACGGAAAAATCAAAAAGGAATCGTAGGTTTAAAGGGCGTAGAAACCTATTAA
- a CDS encoding sulfatase-like hydrolase/transferase — protein MNYKMPMLFLLICMGSAQVRAQQEEINIVLITLDGFRWQELFTGADSLLVANSDYVQDTTSLKRLFWKKSSVERRKALLPFIWNEVSAMGQIYGNRSLGNKVDLTNSMWFSYPGYNEILTGRADDEQITSNDKVPNPNRTILEIANEDQRYQGKVAAFGSWDVFPYIINEERSKVPVNAGFDLAHGDSLTDREQFLNELQPKVPSPWGSVRLDAFTHYFALEEMKKNHPKLVYIAYGETDDFAHDGDYGAYLKSAQTTDLFIKELWDFTQSDSVYKDNTLFLITSDHGRGSAPLDSWRSHGSDVQGAGSVWLIAFGKGITAKGEIRLKEQLFSNQIVPTLLEILGLPIDTSIVKGEVFDFPER, from the coding sequence ATGAACTATAAAATGCCAATGCTTTTTCTACTCATTTGTATGGGAAGCGCCCAAGTAAGGGCACAACAAGAAGAAATCAATATCGTGCTGATCACCTTGGACGGTTTTCGCTGGCAAGAACTTTTTACCGGTGCGGATTCGCTTTTGGTGGCCAACAGTGATTATGTACAGGATACCACGAGTTTAAAACGGTTGTTTTGGAAGAAATCTTCTGTAGAAAGAAGGAAGGCCTTACTGCCATTTATTTGGAACGAGGTATCAGCTATGGGGCAGATATATGGAAACAGGAGTCTGGGAAATAAGGTGGATTTGACCAATTCCATGTGGTTTTCCTACCCGGGATATAATGAGATCTTGACTGGAAGGGCGGATGATGAGCAAATTACAAGCAATGACAAAGTGCCAAACCCCAATAGGACCATTTTGGAAATAGCCAACGAAGATCAAAGATATCAAGGTAAGGTGGCGGCCTTTGGTAGCTGGGATGTTTTTCCTTACATCATTAATGAGGAACGGTCAAAGGTTCCGGTCAATGCAGGTTTTGATTTAGCACATGGTGATTCTCTAACTGATAGGGAGCAATTCCTGAACGAATTACAACCCAAGGTGCCCAGTCCATGGGGTTCCGTGAGGTTAGATGCTTTCACCCATTACTTTGCCTTGGAGGAAATGAAGAAGAACCATCCAAAATTGGTGTATATCGCCTATGGGGAAACGGACGACTTTGCCCATGATGGGGATTACGGTGCTTATTTGAAATCGGCCCAAACCACCGATTTGTTTATTAAGGAGTTGTGGGATTTTACCCAATCCGATTCGGTTTATAAGGACAATACACTGTTTTTGATAACTTCGGACCATGGCCGTGGCTCTGCACCGTTGGATTCCTGGAGAAGTCATGGCTCCGATGTACAAGGAGCAGGAAGTGTATGGTTGATAGCCTTTGGAAAGGGCATAACGGCAAAAGGGGAAATAAGGTTAAAGGAACAGTTGTTTAGCAATCAGATAGTACCAACCCTGCTTGAAATTTTAGGTCTACCTATAGATACATCCATAGTTAAAGGAGAGGTTTTTGATTTCCCTGAACGTTGA
- a CDS encoding SulP family inorganic anion transporter produces MKRFLPFLEWASTYKRAYFTKDLIAGLTVGIVLVPQGMAYAMIAGLPPVYGLYTALIPVLTYVFLGTSRKVAMGPVAMDSLLVAAALGTFAISNISDYIALAVVLVLILGATQLLLGIFRMGFLVNFLSKPVISGFTSAAAIIIMVSQLKHLLGISVPNSNHFHEIVALTLRQMADANPYDLGLGILCILMILGFKKWKKSFPAVLLVVVLGIMAVYFFSLGSYGMNLVGEVSRGLPSFEIPNISFESVKSLWPMGVALALVGYMETISIGKALEEKSGEETIDANQELIALGASNILGSFFQAYASTASFSRSAINQEAGAKTNLAGLFSVVLVVLTLLFFTPVFQYLPNTVLASIIMVSVFGLIDFEYANYLWEGRKDEFGVLAITFLVTLFIGITQGIVVGVLLSLLLMVYRTSKPHFAELGNVKGSDYYKNINRFNDEVVIRKDLLIVRFDSQLYFGNSGYFKKKMLKQIKGKGSDLKAVILNAEAMTYIDATGADMLSKLIHEIHEMGLQFYIAGATGPIRDIIFTTNIINELQKEFLFVTTKEAVDYFDKAYQLSTLGARVARENKKAR; encoded by the coding sequence GTGAAGCGTTTTCTACCGTTTTTAGAATGGGCATCAACCTATAAAAGAGCCTATTTTACAAAAGACCTTATTGCCGGACTTACCGTAGGGATAGTTTTGGTCCCACAAGGTATGGCCTACGCCATGATTGCCGGGTTGCCTCCGGTTTATGGTCTGTATACGGCCTTGATTCCTGTATTGACCTATGTTTTTTTAGGCACCTCACGTAAAGTGGCCATGGGACCCGTGGCCATGGATTCCCTTTTAGTGGCAGCTGCGTTGGGGACTTTCGCAATTTCAAACATATCGGATTACATCGCTTTGGCCGTAGTGTTGGTTTTGATTTTGGGGGCTACACAATTACTTCTGGGCATATTCAGAATGGGATTTTTGGTCAATTTTTTGTCAAAACCCGTAATCAGTGGGTTTACCTCGGCGGCGGCCATAATTATTATGGTAAGCCAACTAAAACACTTGTTGGGAATTAGTGTCCCTAATAGCAATCATTTTCACGAAATTGTAGCATTGACACTGCGGCAAATGGCAGATGCCAACCCCTATGATTTGGGATTGGGCATCCTTTGCATTCTCATGATTTTGGGTTTTAAAAAATGGAAAAAGAGTTTTCCTGCAGTCCTTTTGGTAGTTGTATTGGGCATCATGGCCGTGTACTTCTTTAGTTTGGGCTCTTACGGAATGAATTTGGTGGGCGAGGTTTCTAGAGGCTTGCCCTCTTTTGAAATTCCCAACATTAGCTTTGAAAGTGTAAAAAGTCTTTGGCCCATGGGCGTTGCTCTGGCCTTGGTGGGTTATATGGAGACCATATCCATTGGCAAGGCCTTGGAAGAGAAAAGTGGGGAGGAAACCATTGATGCCAATCAGGAATTGATTGCTTTGGGAGCATCCAACATCTTAGGTTCTTTTTTTCAGGCATATGCTTCCACCGCCAGTTTTTCTAGGTCGGCCATTAATCAGGAAGCAGGTGCCAAAACAAATTTGGCGGGTTTATTTAGTGTTGTTTTGGTCGTACTTACCCTATTATTTTTTACGCCCGTTTTCCAATACTTGCCCAATACGGTGCTGGCCAGCATCATTATGGTCTCGGTTTTTGGGTTGATAGATTTTGAATATGCCAACTATTTATGGGAGGGCCGTAAGGATGAATTTGGGGTGCTTGCAATAACTTTTTTGGTTACACTTTTTATAGGAATCACTCAAGGCATCGTAGTGGGCGTACTATTGTCGTTATTGCTAATGGTATACCGCACCTCCAAACCCCACTTTGCCGAGTTGGGGAATGTAAAGGGTTCTGATTATTATAAAAATATAAATCGTTTCAACGATGAGGTCGTGATAAGAAAAGATCTGCTCATTGTGCGGTTCGATTCGCAACTTTATTTTGGTAATTCGGGTTATTTTAAAAAGAAGATGCTAAAGCAAATCAAAGGAAAGGGGTCGGATTTAAAGGCGGTCATCTTGAATGCCGAAGCCATGACCTATATTGATGCCACGGGTGCCGATATGCTTTCCAAACTCATACATGAAATACATGAAATGGGGCTTCAGTTTTACATTGCTGGGGCCACAGGACCTATACGAGATATTATTTTTACCACCAATATCATAAATGAACTTCAAAAGGAGTTTCTTTTTGTAACCACCAAGGAGGCAGTTGACTATTTTGACAAGGCCTATCAGTTGTCCACACTTGGTGCTAGGGTTGCCCGTGAGAATAAAAAAGCTCGGTAA
- a CDS encoding mevalonate kinase family protein, giving the protein MDKFKEIGILIDKEIKIVAPGRTCLFGDHQDYLGLPVIACAIDRHIFLKASPNDSGVFKIRMQDIDSKRDIPISEEFGSLEPRDYFASALRVLRREGCLPNRGYDVDITGNIPINSGNSSSSAVLLAWIYFLIEAFGIDRPVDREFLAELGYRAEIMEHREPGGMMDHFSIAMGGVVHIKTEAPFECRTIGTKLDGMVTGVSGVPKETVGLLGRVKGNAQKAIQIVSDKYNDFNIHKATISDLKKYGPLLPLDLVPYFEAAIENHHITQRALLELQKPNLDLQEIGRLMTAHHSLLKDKLKITVPKIDVMIDAVLKQGAYGAKIVGSGGGGSIVVLTEPGTETKIVDTLLSAGAKEAYNIQVDPGLRIQNMTHSNI; this is encoded by the coding sequence TTGGACAAATTCAAAGAGATCGGAATTTTGATAGACAAAGAAATAAAAATAGTGGCACCGGGTAGGACTTGTCTGTTTGGGGACCATCAGGATTACTTGGGACTTCCTGTAATTGCCTGTGCCATTGATCGGCATATCTTTCTAAAAGCCTCGCCCAACGATTCCGGGGTTTTTAAGATTCGGATGCAGGATATCGATTCCAAAAGGGATATTCCAATTTCAGAGGAATTCGGATCTCTAGAGCCCCGGGATTATTTCGCCTCGGCACTACGCGTTTTAAGACGTGAGGGGTGTCTCCCAAACAGGGGTTACGATGTGGATATTACAGGGAACATCCCCATTAATTCTGGGAATTCCAGCTCCTCGGCGGTTCTTTTGGCATGGATTTATTTTTTAATAGAGGCTTTTGGCATTGACAGGCCGGTCGACCGGGAGTTTTTAGCAGAGCTGGGATACAGGGCCGAAATCATGGAACATAGGGAACCTGGTGGCATGATGGACCATTTTAGTATCGCCATGGGCGGGGTTGTCCATATCAAAACAGAGGCACCTTTTGAATGCCGTACCATCGGTACTAAATTGGATGGAATGGTGACAGGGGTATCTGGGGTTCCCAAGGAAACTGTGGGACTTTTGGGAAGAGTTAAGGGAAATGCCCAAAAGGCCATTCAAATAGTTTCGGATAAATACAATGATTTTAATATTCACAAGGCCACCATTTCGGACCTAAAAAAATATGGTCCCCTACTGCCATTGGATTTGGTTCCTTATTTTGAGGCGGCCATTGAAAACCACCATATTACTCAAAGGGCCTTGTTGGAATTGCAAAAACCGAATTTGGATTTACAGGAAATAGGTAGGTTGATGACCGCCCATCACTCCTTGTTGAAGGATAAATTAAAAATTACGGTCCCCAAAATCGATGTCATGATCGATGCCGTTTTGAAACAGGGTGCCTACGGGGCAAAAATTGTGGGCTCGGGTGGTGGCGGTAGTATCGTGGTCCTAACTGAACCTGGTACTGAAACTAAAATTGTTGACACACTGCTTTCCGCTGGTGCCAAGGAAGCATATAACATACAGGTCGACCCGGGGTTGCGTATCCAAAACATGACCCACTCTAATATATAA
- a CDS encoding Gfo/Idh/MocA family protein, giving the protein MNSKSRRNFIKSTSIAATGAALWPQFSMGMHFSAQKLRVGMIGVGLRGTNHLRNLLMRDDVLVTAICDVDQARTKIALDMISEKGKAKPQVFGKDDLDYKNLLESKEVDAVIIATPWLWHTRMAKDAMQAGKYAGLEVSAANTMEECWDLVNTHESSGTHMMILENVNYRRDILAVLNMVRQDVFGELVHFRCGYQHDLRGVKFNDGTEAYGVGVEFGEKGISEAKWRTQHSLLRNADVYPTHGVGPIAAMCDINRGNRFMSLTSHATKAIGLHNYIVAKGGEDHPNAKLKWKQGDVITTTIDTSNGETIIVTHDCNLPRPYSLGFRVQGANGLWEVDGNRIYVEGQSEPHKWDSADEWLKKYDHPLWVKYGEYASGAGHGGMDFFVINAFVESAKANIAPPMDAYDAAAWSAITPLSELSIANNGEPQDFPDFTRGNWVKRKPYNWMKDTF; this is encoded by the coding sequence ATGAACTCAAAATCCAGAAGAAATTTTATTAAATCCACCTCCATAGCGGCAACAGGAGCGGCCCTTTGGCCACAATTTTCCATGGGAATGCATTTTTCCGCGCAAAAGCTCCGCGTAGGTATGATCGGTGTGGGCCTGCGTGGCACCAATCACCTTAGAAATTTATTGATGCGGGACGATGTACTTGTTACAGCTATATGCGATGTAGATCAAGCCCGAACGAAAATTGCCCTGGATATGATTTCCGAAAAGGGGAAAGCGAAGCCGCAGGTTTTTGGAAAGGACGATTTGGACTATAAAAATCTTTTGGAAAGCAAGGAAGTGGATGCGGTTATTATTGCGACCCCTTGGTTATGGCACACTCGCATGGCCAAGGATGCCATGCAAGCTGGCAAGTACGCAGGCTTGGAAGTTTCCGCCGCAAATACCATGGAGGAGTGTTGGGATTTGGTGAATACCCATGAGAGCAGCGGAACCCATATGATGATCTTGGAGAACGTAAACTATAGGAGGGATATCTTGGCGGTTCTGAACATGGTTCGACAGGATGTTTTTGGTGAATTGGTTCATTTTAGATGTGGTTATCAGCACGATCTAAGGGGCGTTAAGTTCAATGATGGTACGGAAGCCTATGGTGTAGGGGTGGAATTTGGAGAAAAGGGAATTTCCGAAGCAAAATGGCGTACCCAACATTCCTTGTTAAGAAATGCCGATGTATATCCAACCCACGGAGTAGGGCCCATAGCCGCAATGTGCGATATCAATAGGGGGAATCGATTTATGTCCCTTACCTCCCACGCCACCAAGGCAATTGGCTTGCATAATTATATTGTGGCCAAAGGCGGGGAAGATCATCCAAATGCCAAGTTGAAATGGAAACAAGGGGATGTTATTACCACCACGATCGATACTTCCAATGGCGAGACCATAATTGTTACCCATGACTGTAATCTGCCAAGACCTTATTCCTTGGGGTTTAGGGTGCAGGGCGCCAATGGTCTCTGGGAAGTGGATGGCAACCGAATTTATGTTGAGGGACAATCAGAGCCTCATAAATGGGATAGTGCGGATGAATGGCTAAAAAAATATGACCACCCTCTTTGGGTAAAATATGGCGAATACGCCAGTGGCGCGGGACATGGTGGTATGGACTTCTTCGTAATCAACGCCTTTGTGGAATCTGCCAAAGCGAATATTGCACCCCCTATGGATGCCTACGATGCCGCAGCTTGGAGTGCCATTACACCCTTGTCCGAACTATCTATTGCCAATAATGGGGAACCCCAGGATTTTCCAGATTTCACTAGAGGCAATTGGGTAAAAAGGAAACCATATAATTGGATGAAGGACACTTTTTAA
- a CDS encoding TfoX/Sxy family protein: MAYSEYLVDRVKQRLKGAGLLEEKKMMGGYLFMVNGKMCVGVDRDKNNQQDRLMVRVGKLNYEELLEKQGSRKMDFTGRPMLGYLFIYPEGFDKEDDLDFWVGKALEFNKMLN; the protein is encoded by the coding sequence ATGGCCTATAGCGAATATTTAGTAGATAGGGTAAAACAACGTTTGAAAGGAGCGGGTCTTTTAGAAGAAAAGAAAATGATGGGTGGCTACCTCTTTATGGTCAACGGCAAAATGTGTGTGGGTGTGGATCGGGATAAAAATAACCAACAGGACCGGTTAATGGTACGTGTTGGTAAATTGAATTACGAGGAACTACTGGAGAAGCAAGGAAGCCGTAAAATGGATTTTACAGGTAGGCCCATGCTCGGTTATCTTTTTATTTATCCGGAAGGTTTTGATAAAGAGGACGATTTGGATTTTTGGGTTGGAAAGGCCTTGGAGTTTAACAAGATGCTGAACTGA
- a CDS encoding aldose epimerase family protein, which translates to MTILTLPKQQVRIDQGELVGYLVDGHELIHKKGSPGWRNSDTEMFPIIGPTNEADFKVHTPKGEAVQDQHGLLRELKYELLEAADTKAVFEKRYQANTRIKNSKYPGKSTAPELFWPYDFNFKKSYHLKEDGLEICFEIEGEDGMPFMLGYHPAFSLTTEHPIIKSQKKEISIPEVMAVGSRALQVPNESSIILKDQLELTIKTEGFEHFMLWTEVPNMVCIEPITFYPYAVEQANLDAGFKYLNNSKPIVFRAFIHPK; encoded by the coding sequence ATGACGATACTTACCTTACCTAAACAACAAGTACGGATCGACCAAGGTGAACTGGTAGGCTATCTGGTGGATGGCCACGAATTGATACATAAAAAAGGAAGTCCGGGTTGGCGAAATTCGGATACGGAGATGTTTCCCATTATTGGACCCACAAATGAAGCCGATTTCAAGGTACACACTCCCAAAGGTGAAGCTGTCCAAGACCAACATGGATTGCTACGGGAACTGAAATACGAACTTTTGGAAGCCGCTGATACAAAAGCGGTTTTTGAAAAGCGCTATCAAGCGAATACACGCATAAAAAATTCCAAATATCCTGGGAAGTCGACCGCACCAGAACTTTTTTGGCCTTATGATTTCAACTTCAAAAAATCATATCATTTGAAAGAAGATGGCCTGGAAATCTGTTTTGAAATCGAAGGGGAAGATGGCATGCCCTTTATGTTGGGATACCACCCGGCCTTCAGCCTTACCACGGAGCACCCAATAATTAAATCCCAGAAAAAGGAAATTTCCATCCCGGAAGTTATGGCGGTAGGTAGCAGGGCCCTTCAGGTACCCAATGAATCCTCGATCATACTCAAGGACCAATTGGAACTGACCATCAAAACCGAAGGTTTTGAACACTTTATGCTGTGGACGGAAGTTCCCAACATGGTCTGTATAGAACCCATCACCTTTTATCCTTATGCCGTGGAGCAGGCTAATTTGGATGCTGGGTTTAAGTATTTAAATAATTCCAAACCTATTGTTTTCAGGGCTTTTATTCATCCTAAATGA